The Agelaius phoeniceus isolate bAgePho1 chromosome 4, bAgePho1.hap1, whole genome shotgun sequence genome includes a region encoding these proteins:
- the NSG1 gene encoding neuronal vesicle trafficking-associated protein 1: protein MVKLGNNFSEKSTKQPLLEDGFDTIPLITPLDVNQLQFPPPDKVVVKTKTEYEPDRKKGKFRTPKIAEFTISITEGVSERFKVTVLVLFALAFLTCVVFLVVYKVYKYDHTCPEGFVFKNNQCIPAGLENYYSEQDSSARGKFYTVINHYNLAKQTITRSVSPWMTVLSEEKLSEQETEAAEKSA, encoded by the exons ATGGTGAAACTGGGGAATAATTTCAGCGAGAAGAGCACAAAGCAGCCCCTTTTGGAGGATGGATTTGACACCATCCCCCTGATCACACCCCTGGATGTCAATCAGCTCCAGTTCCCACCTCCTGATAAG GTTGTGgtcaaaacaaaaacagaataTGAACCTGACCGCAAGAAGGGAAAGTTCCGTACGCCTAAGATAGCTGAATTCACAATCAGCATCACTGAAGGGGTTTCAGAAAGATTTAAG gTCACTGTGCTGGTCCTTTTTGCCCTTGCATTCTTAACGTGTGTTGTATTTCTGGTAGTCTACAAGGTTTACAAGTATGATCATACCTGTCCAGAAGGATTTGTTTTCAAG aataaTCAGTGCATTCCAGCTGGGTTGGAAAACTACTACTCTGAACAAGACTCCAGCGCTCGAGGGAAATTTTACACGGTCATAAACCACTACAACCTGGCCAAACAAACCATCACGCGCTCCGTGTCCCCCTGGATGACAGTACTGTCGGAAGAGAAACTCTCTGAACAGGAGACTGAAGCTGCTGAGAAATCAGCTTAG